The Apium graveolens cultivar Ventura chromosome 10, ASM990537v1, whole genome shotgun sequence nucleotide sequence TTTTGCAATACAAAAAGAGAGCAGCATTGCTTTACCAATTTGTAGACAAAGAAAGCAGAACTGAAGAAATCTAGCAAAAACTATACTTCAATAAAAATGTCACCGGGTTACAAAGACAGAATGGACTGATCCAATACAAGCAAATATACAGACCTCTATCAGATAGTTTGAGGTTCGTAAAACACATTCATACTAGCTTTGAACCATATTTTATAAGTTACAGTTTCCAGCAACCATTAATGCGAGCGTGAGAAGTCATTAAAAACCTGAGCGGATCCTTGTAATTTGCACTTTTTCTGTAACTTAAAGTTGTCCAAGAACAGTTTCCCTAAGAAATTATCCAAAGCTGAAATTAAGTTTATGCAGCTACCTTTTGGAAAATCTGACCTGATTGAACCCTTGAATCACAGGGAATGCAACTGAAACATCTAACTCACTGATCCTGTGATGAATGACCAGAACATTAAGGGCGAGTAAAGGTTTTTCTTGGTAATGCTTATCCACGTCGATTACAGCAGTAAATGGATGTTGCGACACAAAACTAGAAGGCCGCCTTAACTATGCAAGCTTTGCAGCAATGCAACATTATAGTGACACCCGGCAGAGAAAAGCAAGGATCCAAATATCATCCTGCAAAAGAAGAAGGCCAAATTAATCATCCTTGCTCCATATAAGTTTTTAGACTACAATTATGATGAATAAGATATCTGCACTTTACTGAAGTGAACATGCATCAATCCTGCAAATATGACATCAGCTTTCAGGACCAATAACTCAtgaatataaaaaaataaatgaaatGAATGATAGAGCAAGAACTAAAGTTTCGTCGAAATATGAGCTAAAAAACCAATTGGTAAAACAATTCAGATGTAAATATCTGAAAATAATTGTAAACCAGGAATCAAGGACCAAATCATTGCGTAGATGCAGAGGATGTGTTAAATCCCTGCACTGTTGTTGACTAAAGCACCCTGCAGTAATCATAATTCATATTCCTACATAAATAACAATGCTATTTAACAGATGCTATTAGGAGTTGATAATAGAAGTTAATATTCATGCAGCATTGTCAAGCACCTATTGATAGTCAGGTTATTATAAGCGCTACAATACACGAGTCTtaaatataagttcttccaatAGATGGACAGCAGAACTACATCTGCATTTAAATGTCTCTACTTCCTTAAGGCTAATTGCCTAAACGAAAAACATGAAAAAGGAGTTTTCAAAGATAAATCTGTTTCGCCTAGTTCAAATCCATTGCATCTCCGGCTGGACTGCAGATTGGACCAACAGAAGAGAATGACCTCTCAAAAGGAGAAGGATGAAATTGTGCACTGCGTCTGCGCTTGAAAGCACACGTATCAGAAGACGAACTCTCAGCATCAAGCTTTCTACGGACACCTTTCACAGCCTTCTCTTCAGCTGGCGTCAGAGGAAAAACCTGTCTGCTCACTCTGCAAAGTGAGTTATGATTATCATACAGAATTCGCTGGTTACAGTTTTTGTCACAAATGTGAGTTAGTCCAGTTAGTCTGCAGCGATACATGTTTCCACACACATGTTCATTTTCACACTTCCAATCACACTTGTGAACAGAATGTGGTCCATCTTCACCTAAAATACTCGACAGATAAATAACATTTGTCGGCACCGCAACCGCAGAATTTCCAAATACCTCCATTGCTTCTTTTTCCGAAATTTTACTAAAAATTTCACAGTACTCCTAATGCCTTGTCCTAAAATGTTCTGCAGGGAccaacaaaataaaaaataaagtcAATCTTATGGGACCCACAATCAGCTCTAACGGATAGTGATGTTAAATCTAAAAGCCCTTATGTTCATTTGACCATAGATTCTTCAGAAATAGATCTGAGAAGCAATGCTTATCTCAACAACAGTAGTACTCTTAATGTCCACGGTATAAGTTGGTTGACTTTATACACCTTGTTAAAAGACTTTGAGGGTTATAAAATACACCTTCTTATAATATTTTTCGctaattaaaataataaacaaaaaacAATAACTTCGCACTTTAAAACGTTTGATTACACATGAAATTTCAAAACAGCTTTAATTATTTTGTATAGTATATATCAgttaattagcaaaaaaaaataattaaaaaatctGACTAGATGCAGATACATATAAAATTGAGCATGATGGGGATCACAGAGTAAAGTATCAATTATAGTTACTCGTAAGAATCAATAATATTCATCACAAAATCAACATGCAATTAAAGTCAAACTTATACACCACCAAAACATTAAACAATACTTACAAAAGAAATATAGATAAACAGACATACAAAATAACAGAGGGGTGAAAGAGCTAAAAAAGAGATATATGCGTGTGTATGTAAAAAGAGATGCAGTAGAGAATGAAAGCTGAGGAAAAGAGAAAGGAAACAAAGACTAACCAAGAGAAGAAAGA carries:
- the LOC141693259 gene encoding uncharacterized protein LOC141693259, which translates into the protein MEVFGNSAVAVPTNVIYLSSILGEDGPHSVHKCDWKCENEHVCGNMYRCRLTGLTHICDKNCNQRILYDNHNSLCRVSRQVFPLTPAEEKAVKGVRRKLDAESSSSDTCAFKRRRSAQFHPSPFERSFSSVGPICSPAGDAMDLN